The sequence GTCCCTCGATGATATGCCTCTCCCCCTCAAGAGTCATATTCGCTATCCCGTTGATTTATTTAAAGTGCAATCGGAACGACTTTTAACTTATCACATGACGGATGCCCAAGTTTTCTATAATCGAGAAGACCAATGGCAAATCCCCCAAGAAATCTACGCCAACGAAGCGCAAGCCATTGAACCTTATTACTTAACGATGAAACTTCCCACAGCCGAAAGTGAGGAGTTTATCTTATTGCTACCGTTTACCCCCACCGAACGGAATAACTTGATTGCATGGATGGCTGCACGGTCTGACGGTCGGTTTTACGGGAGACAATTATTATATCAGTTCCCGAAACAACGTTTGGTTTATGGCCCTGAACAAATCGAGGCTTTAATTAACCAAGAGCCTGTGATTTCACAACAAATTTCGTTATGGAATCGACAAGGATCACGGGCGATCCAAGGAAACTTACTGGTGATTCCCATTGAACAATCGTTATTATATGTCGAACCGGTGTATTTAGAGGCGGAACGCAATAGTTTACCCACCTTGATTCGAGTGATTGTTGTTTATGAAAATCGGATTGTGATGGCGAAAACATTACAAGGCGCGATCGATGCTATTTTCAAAGGGGATACGACTGAAGAACCTGCGATTATTCGCCCCTTAGAAGAGATTCCCGCAACCCCTGATCTAGAAACCGAAATTGAGTCGATCACTCCTGATCTGCAAACGGAAGAAACGGAAACAGAATCATAGCGCGATCGCGCTGATCCATTGGCAACACCTATCGTCGTTGTTGCACATAGCATAGTACAATGAGAGATCCTTGCTTGTTCATGAAGGCAAGCCATATCGTCCACAAGGAGCATCATCAATGTCCAATAAATACGAAACCATGTATATTATTCGCCCTGATCTGACTGAAGATCAGGTAACGCAAGAAACCAAAAAATATGAAGCGTTTCTGCAAGAACGGAATGTTGAAAACTTAACCATCCGTAATCATGGTAAAAAGCGTCTAGCTTACAATATTGGTAAGCATCAAGATGGCATCTATGTGCAAATGAACTACCAAATTGAGGGTGATGTCATTTCGCAGTTACAGCGTCAAATGCGACTCAGCGAAAATGTCATTCGTTTCCTGACTCTAACCGTTGATGAGATCCCAGAATCCACCGCAGAAATCCCCTCAACGCCCACTGTCACCCCGCAAACCGAACCTGAACCTGCACCAGAAACCGCAGCCACTGAAGAGGAAACAGAGGAAGCTGCAGCAGCACCAGAAGACGAAACAGCAACGGCTTAAGACATCAGTAGCGTGCATAAGATTGGCGAGAAGCACGGGCTTTTTGGGTTCGGTTGCTTCTCCTTAACTCCTGACTCACTTCCACAAACACATCTCGTCTGAGTACAGGATAATTACTCACCCACAGGTCAAGCTGGGGAAGATAAGCATCACTGATTTTGCTAATACGAGCCAGATCAGGATCTTTTGATAATAGCAATAACTCCACCACTTGACCTGTTTTGAGATTACGGTGGAGACGACGCAGGGGGGCTTGGATCTGCACTTCAAAACCCGTTTTGTCCCCCACTTGCAAATTAATTCGTCGTTCGCGGTTTTCAATAATAATCAGTTCCCCTTTTTCATCAACACTTTCTTCTGTACTGACTAACTCTTCACTGACAAACACTTCTAAGACTCGTCCCCGCCAAAAGCCACTGTAAGGAAAGCGACGATAAGTGCTATTGCGTCGCGTCGCCCAATACACGGGAGACCATAGCCAGTACAGTCCAGCAATTACACAAAATAAAGAGATTGTCGCCCCAGAACTGTTAGTGATTTCTCCCAAGAGCCAGATCACCACTACACCCACAAAGGAAATTAAGAGTTTACGAAGGAAGTCTGGCCAATCACCCGCATAGTAACGATATTGTTCAATGGTAGCAGTAAACGGAATTAATTGCTCAAATTTCTCGCGTGTAATCGGAACTAGCATAGCCTCATAGAGAATAAATCGGATCGGGTTAATGCTTATGTTAGCAAGATTTGCTCTCTTTCTGGTGCGAAATCGAGATTGCGTTGGCTTTGTCCTTTTTCGTTTAATGTTATAAAAAAGTGATTTCAGTTACTACAAGTTGCAATTTGATGGCTTTAAATTTAATTTTGATCGACGTTTTAAACAAACTGAGGTACGAGTAGAAAAAGAAAGCGATCGCGCGTTATTTAACCGCAGAAAAACGTCCTCAGCTTTTTGTTAACCTTGCGGATGATTTAGAAGAACTTTGCATTCCACTAGTTGAACATTACCTTCAATTCGTGAGTTATTAAAACTCGACTTTGAACCAAAAGTGCATCAAACCATCCGTAGTAACTTCCGACAAAGCATTAACAATACATTGAAAAAGAATTTGCTACCGATGGCGGAACAACAAGAAGAAGCGATTCTTCAACAATACGAAAAAGCACGAACTAATTTAGAAGAAACCCTCGCCGAAGAAGCAGAAGGAAAGATTGCTAAAAATTTACAAATGCAGAGCGAAGTTTTAGCAAAAGTCAAGCAATATAACGAGGCTGTACAAG comes from Halothece sp. PCC 7418 and encodes:
- the rpsF gene encoding 30S ribosomal protein S6 translates to MSNKYETMYIIRPDLTEDQVTQETKKYEAFLQERNVENLTIRNHGKKRLAYNIGKHQDGIYVQMNYQIEGDVISQLQRQMRLSENVIRFLTLTVDEIPESTAEIPSTPTVTPQTEPEPAPETAATEEETEEAAAAPEDETATA